TCACATAGCTGGAGAGCCGCTGAGCTGGCCTTCACACCCAGCTGTTGCTTTTGGTTTCTACATCTTATCCCCAGGCCAAAATGCATCGTggttgagagaaagagaagcatgGGCTGTGGCTTTGGGGGTCCTGAGGGCAGAGCCAAGGCTTCCCGCCTGGTCAGATCAGCCAACTCCACCCGCATCCGGCTCCCCGGGCTCACCGTCCAGCTGGGTCTGGCTGTGGTGCTCCTGGCCGAAGGGCCCGTAGCCAGCCTCGGAGCGTGCCCGCACCTGGACCAGGTAGCTGGCTCCCCGCTTCAGTCCCCGCAGCTCTGCCCGGTTCTCCGATGTCTTCAGGAACCGCACACTGCTGGGGCCCTCTGCGCCCTGTTCAGGAGAGGGGACTGGCCGTGAGCCAGGGCCCCCAGATTCCACTGCTCTTTCTGCCTCCCCCCGCCCTGGGCCTGCATCCCTCGCATCTCTGTCCTGCTGAGTGGCAGGTGCGGCCTTTGTGCTCACTTATGTATGCACTGTGCCTTGTGTTTTGCattaattatatcatttaatccttgtagcgCTTCTGTGGGATAGGTTCCATTATCCTAAgcatttttggggggtgggggggcctcgccgcgtggcatgcgggatcttagttccccgaccagggatcgaacccatgccccctgcagtggaagcacagagtcttaaccactggactgccagggaagtcctatcctaAGCATTTTACAATGAGGATATTAAGCTCAGAGAGGCCAACGGGGTTGACACAAGGTCACTTGGCTAGTACGTGGCAGAGGGCTGCAATTCAGGCGTCCTGGTCCCTGGAGCGGgtcccactgcccacccccacccctggggcGGGGCCTGGTCTCACCTTCTCGTGATACTTGACCTCGTAGTCCAGCACTGCCCCGCTGGGTGCCCGGGGAACAGCCCATGCCAGGCTCAAGCTGCTGGGTGACGACCGAGTCACCCTGATGTCGGACACTGGGGGCGGCACTGCAAGAGACAGACGCCTTGGGGCCCTTGATCGTGGCAGGTCTGTCTCTCATCTTTCCCAGCTCCTCCTCTACTGGCCACACTTGTCTCGGTCCCCCAGCTGTTTCTGGAATTCCTGTGGCTCTCTCTGCCCCGTCCTGAACTCTCCAGTCCacctctgcatcttttttttttttttttttgcggtatgcgggcctctcactgttgtggcctctcccgctgcggagcacaggctccggacgcgcaggcccagcggccatggctcacgggcccagccactccgctgcatgtgggatcctcccggaccgggacacgaacccgcgtcccctgcatcggcaggcggactctcaaccactgtgccaccagggaagccccacctttgcatctttttaattctctttctgcCTCTTGCCCCAGAGGCCTTGACCCGCTATATTTCCTGGGGATCCCACTCCCCAGCTGCTGCCTTTTCCCCCTCAGGCCTTTAGACTGTCCATATCCCTCGCGAGCCTTTCCCACCAACGCCTCTCCCATCCGACCAcaggctgccccctgcccccagcccccagtctcACCCTCACGGTCAGTGGTGACATTCACAGCCTCAAATGGAACTGGCCCGCTGGCTAAGGAGGACACCCCGTTCACGGCGGTGACCTCGAAGGTATAGGTGAAGTCAGGACGCAACCCACGAATGGCCACCCAGGGCTCCATCAGGTCCCGGGGGCCGGGGTCGAAGGTCAGGTCTCCCCCGCAGGGCGTGCAGGAGCCGCCGGGGCGGCACTCCCGGCACCGGAGCGCATAGGTGAGGTCCTCTCGGCCTCCCGACTCGAGGGGGGCACTCCATTCCAGGCGCAGGGAAGAGCCGTTCAGGCGGGGAACCACGCTTCTCGGGGCGGACGGAGGGGCTGCGGGAGACCAGGACGTCAGGCAGAAGCTGAGCAGACGGGCAGGGGACGGGCAGTGGGACAGACAGGCAGCCACACTGACGTCTTGTCTTGGCCGGGCACCAGGCCAGGGTCAAGAGGAGGAAGGTGTGGGAGGATGGGACTGGGGTCGGGGGTCCACCCCAGGGGTCACTGGCCACTTACTGGTACAGGGTGCACCTCGGGGGTCTGTGCGGGCCCTGAAGTACCCGATGCGACACTGGCAGACGGGCGAGCCAATGGTGTTGGAGTGGCTGTTGGCTGGGCACGGCTGGCAGGACCCCTCCCCAGACAGGGGCTTGAAGGTGCCCTGAGCACAGGCTGCGAGAAAGCGTCCATCAGAAACTTGCACCAGAGATATtcagcagtggggtgggggggggatggggaCCAAAAAAAGGACATTCGGCAGCTATTAAAGTTGCATGAGGTGCAAAAGGGAGAACAGGGAGGGAGAAGCTCAGAAACCGCACCTCTAAGAGAAGACCTCCCTCCAGACCAGGGGTCTGAACCCTGACGTGTAcccccagccactccacggcagcCTGGTGAAACCCAGACCCCTGCTCCGAGGAATTTTGAATGCACACCACAAAATACAGATTACCAAGAAAACCaaataactaaaaatacagtGATCAAAACATGAAGAAACTTTGCAACACAGCAACGTGTGTTTCTGTACTAACAAGGTACAGCAGCAAGGCTGACAGGCGAGGAAATACTGAAGTCACCATGAGCGAAAAACATTTTGCCAGTCTTGCGTCATCTCTAATGGGCTGTGAAAACACCCAGGATTTGAATGGGGCCCAAGTCTCAGGTCCTGCTCGACCGCTGGGCTGTGGCTGACTCTCCGTAAGAGGAGTGGCCAATTTCAGGTAAAGATGAGTGCAAAGAAatggtcattttttttcccttccaccaAAGTTCACAGATTCCCCTACATTCTATCTACAAAACCCAGGTTAAGAAACTCTGCTCTGGAGAAAAGGCTACGTGAGAATTCAATATCAGTAAATTAGACGAAACCATAACGAAAAAGACTACAGACCGTGAAGCCTTTGTCCTCTGAGTCCAATAAGGTCCCCCAGCCCTGAGGACAGTCCCACAGCCCAGAAAGGAACTGGACATAGATAGAAGGATGAGTGTGGAAATGATGGAGAGCTCAGAACTGTGCTGGGGGCCCTGAAAACACACCCTCCAGTAACTGAGTGCCCAGGAgaataaagaacttttaaaatggaaatttaagaaGTGGATCCAAGAGCAGGGTACCAGCCAGGCCTCCTGCAGACATGGGCAAGCTTTGTGGGGGAAGTGCTGGCCCTCACCTCGGCACCTGGTATTCCCCTCGGCAGCCTCAAACCCTGGAGCACAGCTGCAGCCCGTGACCGGCTGCTCAGCCCACTGGCCATCCTCCCGGCAGTAGAGGCTCGGGCTGGGGCCAGGGGCAGGCACGGCATCGGCCACGCAGCTCCCCGCCACGGGCACCACCAGCTCACGAGGCACGGTCTCCGGGAAGCAGGTGAGGTTCACGGTCAGCTGGGCGCACTTCTTATAGAAGAGGTGCAGGGACAGCAGGGCCATGCAGGCgccctggtcctggaaggccAGATAGAAGCCGGCCTTGGTGAGCGGGCCCAGACGCAGCGTCTTGACGTTCACCTTCCCGGTGGCCTCGGCCCCGGGGCGCTTCCGGGTCAGATGCTCAGCAGCAACTGTGTCCACCTGCCAGGTTGGGGAAGAGACTCACTGCCGCTGTCCCCCGCTCCCCCAGGACCCCGCTGGACTGTCTTCTTCCCAGCTCACCCTCTCCCTGACCTGCCTGGCTCGTGTTCCAGAACCTTCTCTCCACCGTTCCCAACGTACGCTTTCTTGCAGGCCCCAACATTGTCCGTTAACACCCGCCGAGCTCCTATGGTGCATCCAGCCACTGTCCCGCACCCCCTTTCTGTGCATTCACTCATCCTACAGACACTTATCAACAGCCACGCTGTACCAGGCCCTGGACTCCACGCCAAGGAGCCAGAGATGAAGGCAACGCTGATGAGCTAATGATAAATTAAAAGTGTGATGAGTGCTACGGCAGGCGGGACCCCAGGGCAGGGCACACGAGCAAAGGCGTCCCGGGGGGCACCTCGGAGCTGAAGTTACAAGGCGAGGAGCTGGgcgggagaggcagagagaaggcatTCTAGGGTGAGGCATAAGCTGGTGCAAAGGCAGGGGGGCTGTAAAGGGGCGAAGTGTACTCAGAGAATGGGGAAGCGTAGGGGGGCCCCAGCACACGGGGTAGAGCGGCTGTTCCACCTAGCGGGccaccctcttccctcctcaGACCCGGGCCTCTTGCTTCTCGCCCCCGGCACCTCTAGACCACAGGCCGGCCCCAGACCCCACCTTGGCCTGGGGCACCTGGCTACCTTGATGTAGGGGTTCTCCATCCAGGCTGGCGTGTGGGCCGTGGCCGTGTCCGCGTCGCTCTCAAAGTAGAAGACGGTGAAGGTCTCCTTGCAGGAGCGGCCAGCCCGCGGCAGGGAGAGGCACTCCAGCATGGTGAAGCGCAGCGTGGCATACACGTGCACGGCGCCCCGGCGGGGCACCCAGCCCGTGCGCAGCCAGTGGGCCAGGCCCGGGGCCCGCTGCACGTCACACACCTCGTAGGTCCGAACACTGTGCTGTTCCTCATCCAGGCCGCTCAGCTCCTCCCACTGCGGGGAGAAGGGAGCTCAGCCTGGGGGCTGCTAAGCGGGTGGGTGAAGGTCAGTGCCGTAACGCCATGAGGGGCTGGGGGGACCCCTGGAGAGCAAGGGCTCAGAGGATACCTGCTTCGGCTGCTGcgatggctgtgtgtgtgtgtgtgtgtgtgtgtgtgtgtgtgtgtgtgtgtgtgtgtgtgtgtgtgtgtgtgtgtgtggcctggGAAGCAGGAGCACAGGTGGACCCCCTGCCTTGGTTTCTCTCCAAGCCCCAGCTCTTACCTGTCCCTCCACCTGAGGGAATGTCACCCACTTCAGATCGGCAGTTTCCAGTTTTGTGTTCAGTAGGGTCTCTacgacagacagacagacagacagagtcAGTGAGCGCTTGGGAGAGACACCAGGAAGCCCAGACCCCTGGGAGCTGAGACAGACAGGCCGAGGAGGGGAGCgagccctgccctctgcccccccccccccccccccagcaagcCCAGATTCCCAGCCTCTTTTCTGAGTGCCAGCCCCGCCCCTGACAGCTGACAGGCACGGAGCTGACCTTCGGGACTCCCAGATCTAGGCCTCTGTGAACTGCTGTGCCCCAAAGGAGAAGGGGGGACACAGATGCTGAAAGGGGAAAAAGGCAAACAGCTCAGAAAGGGCTAAGCTAGAGCCCAGACCTGACCCTGACCCCGAGGTGGGATACAGGGACACCCCTCCCACCAGGGCCTGCCTCAGCCTCTGCAGTCCGTTCCCAAATCCGTTCCCAAATCCAAAGGACGTGctgcctccatccccaccccccttcaGACCAAACATCCCAGCCTTTCAGATCCTTGAAGGTGGTGCTGACCTCCTGAGGCCCAGCCCTGACCCCCCATTCCCTCCCCACCAGCTAGCTGCCCTCGGAGGAGGAAGTGCTGGAGGCCAGGACGCTTGGGTTCCTGCCCTTGGCCCCTGTGTACAGAGGCCTCACATCTGGATTTGGTTatgggaaggaaaaggggaagagattttaggggtgtgtgtatgggggggtgAGCACACCTGGCTCTGCTCCGGCCTctctctggggaggagaggggcgcGGCTCTGGCGGAAGGTGGGGATTAGGAGAAACTGCacagccgccccccgcccccagctgaGGAGGGGGGGAAGGAGGGTAGGGGAATCCCCTCGGAGATTTGTGGGTGGGGTGCTACAGGCCTGCCCTGGGAGGAGCCGAGAGGGGGCCCCCAGGGGAGCCAGCAGTACACCTGGGACCAGGGCCCCCCTCCCTGGTGGGAGCtgcaggagagaagggaaggctgGTGGGCAGGCAGCCTCCTCCCAGGGACCAGGTGATGTCCACGGAGAGCAAGGGGTCAGGCGGGACGCCGGCCAGGCAGCTGGGGGTGAGGCCTGGGCCCCCATGGATGGCGGGAGACAGCCCAGCACGCTGGGGACAGGATGCCCGGGTTCTGGGAAGGGGGCGGATAGAGGCTGCCGTCTCCACCCTCCATTGTTCCAGACTGGATAGTGTTTTCCTGTCTCCAATTTATACACTGTCTCTGTTTCAGGCTGTCCCGGGCACTCTGAGCGGCTCActttctctcaccctctctctttGATCTGTCACTTCTTTTGcctcccacctctctctcccGCTCTCCATCcacctccatttctctttctgactgtcactctgctttctgtctcccaCCTTTCACCATCCCTGGGGCACAGAGCCTTGGATAAAAGACTGAACTCTtgtctcagtctcctcatctgtaaaatgggagcaacaATACATCCCACCTACAGGGTTGTTGGAACCATGAAAACATAAAGCACTCAGCATGGGCCTCGGGCCCGGAAAGCACTGAGGTAATAGAAATTAGAAGTTACTCCCTGTTCCTCTTtgcatctttctttctctctcaccacACATCATCCCAATGGGTTTTCTCCCTGCTTTActttcccctctctcccacaGTTCTTTCCCCATCTTTCCCCGTGCCCAGCGagtctctcctcttcccccacaCCCAGCCTTTGATCCCCAGCCCAGAGCAGCACTGCCCAGCCTGGGGGAGAGGGGTTTCTAACTGCCTTTGATTCCTTCTCCTCAGTAGCCCCCCATGGCCCACTCCCCAGAGACCCCTTTGATTCCAGGCAGTGAAGGAGGCGAAGGAGGCAGCTCATTGAAAGGAGATTAGGGCCATGGGAGGAGGGTTTACAGAGCTCTTGGCTCCCCCtctaggggttggggggagggcagagacTCATGGATAAAGTAACAttttggctggggtggggggatgcagaAAAATTAGAAGTTTAAGAGAGACAAGTAGACAGCAGTTAAGCTGAGTTCAGGGGACACGAGGGCTGTGTAGGTCAGTTTCTGCCGGCCTAGGGTTAGAGGAAAGGACTCTGGTGGGACTGGGGCAGGGTCTAGACTGCATTTAAAGGGCTGGGGTGCAGCTTGGGGAAACCAGGGAAGGGGCCTCCCTGGCGCAGGGGCCGTGGCTTTGGGAGAGATTTGGAGGTTTGGAGTGTGAGTGCAGAAGGTGGCCATCCCCACGGCGGTGTGTGGAACTGTAGGGTCAAGGTGTGAATGCTCCGGAATGGGGGGGCGGGGGTAGTTTTATGGGCTAGCACAAAGTTCTGCCTTGTCTTCTTGTTCCTCCAGAAATGTTTCCTCTTGTttggcagaggtgggaggaggggacagaaaCTTTGGAGAGAGTTTTGAAGATTGGAGTAGAAAagtggagagaaaaggaaaggctgCCAAGGGCGTCTGGAGTCAGGAGTAAGAGTGTGGGGAGCCGGGACCGGGGCATGTCCCGGGACAGAGCTCGCCTCCATCTCTttcccaaacaaaagaaaactccaCTCCCCGCTGGGccgcctcctccccgcccccctcccggGCTAGCACTATTGGTCCGGAGTGTTCGCTGTTGGGGTGCCGGGTTTGGGGGAGACAGATGTCGGTCCTTCCACCCCGAGGCCCATCTTCGGGGGGCCCCAGAAGTGGCGGGGTGACTCCAAGGAAACTCACCTTCTAAAGCGGCTACAAGCGAAGCCCAGCAGAGCAGAGCCCGGAGCTCCATGGCGCCGCCTCACTCTGGTTGGATCCGATCCGAGTTTGGGGGGCGCTAGCCCCCCCAGGTCTAACCCCCCCCCCGAGCGGGTGGACGTCGACTCCCCGCGCTGAACTCGGTCCGGGCCCTCAGCGCGGGCCCATGCGGGCGCGCCGGGCACCCGGTGGCGGCGCCCAGGTGTGGCCCCGCGTCCCAGCCGCGCGCGCAGACGGGAGGGCGGGGGCGTCCTGGCAGCGGCCGCGCCGGGCGCGAGCAGAGCAAGACGTGGCTGGAGTCGGGGTCCCTCCGGGGCCTCGGGGTCCCGCCCCGGGTGGCTGGGGGTGGGCCGGCCGCTCGCGCTCTCCCCCCCTCCCTGGAGTGCCGCTGCTCGCGCCGCCGGGCTGAGTGCGCTCCGCGccggcagggagggtgggagcggaGCGGGGACGGGAGCGGGAGGGAGGGGACTGCGGCGCGGGGCCgagcaggctgggctgggccgggCGGCGCCTggccggggagggaggggcgcgcggggggcgggggggagttaCCCCCCAGCCCGGGCGAGGCGAGGGGGCCGGGGCGTGCTGATTGGAGCGCGCGCTGCTGAATAATTCATGAGGGAAGCGGAGCGGGGCGTCGAGC
This region of Phocoena phocoena chromosome 15, mPhoPho1.1, whole genome shotgun sequence genomic DNA includes:
- the EPHB4 gene encoding ephrin type-B receptor 4; the encoded protein is MELRALLCWASLVAALEETLLNTKLETADLKWVTFPQVEGQWEELSGLDEEQHSVRTYEVCDVQRAPGLAHWLRTGWVPRRGAVHVYATLRFTMLECLSLPRAGRSCKETFTVFYFESDADTATAHTPAWMENPYIKVDTVAAEHLTRKRPGAEATGKVNVKTLRLGPLTKAGFYLAFQDQGACMALLSLHLFYKKCAQLTVNLTCFPETVPRELVVPVAGSCVADAVPAPGPSPSLYCREDGQWAEQPVTGCSCAPGFEAAEGNTRCRACAQGTFKPLSGEGSCQPCPANSHSNTIGSPVCQCRIGYFRARTDPRGAPCTTPPSAPRSVVPRLNGSSLRLEWSAPLESGGREDLTYALRCRECRPGGSCTPCGGDLTFDPGPRDLMEPWVAIRGLRPDFTYTFEVTAVNGVSSLASGPVPFEAVNVTTDREVPPPVSDIRVTRSSPSSLSLAWAVPRAPSGAVLDYEVKYHEKGAEGPSSVRFLKTSENRAELRGLKRGASYLVQVRARSEAGYGPFGQEHHSQTQLDENESWREQLALIAGTAVVGAVLVLVVVVIAVLCLRKQSNGREAEYSDKHGQYLIGHGTKVYIDPFTYEDPNEAVREFAKEIDVSYVKIEEVIGAGEFGEVCRGRLKAPGKKESCVAIKTLKGGYTERQRREFLSEASIMGQFEHPNIIRLEGVVTNSVPVMILTEFMENGALDSFLRLNDGQFTVIQLVGMLRGIASGMRYLAEMSYVHRDLAARNILVNSNLVCKVSDFGLSRFLEENSSDPTYTSSLGGKIPIRWTAPEAIAFRKFTSASDAWSYGIVMWEVMSFGERPYWDMSNQDVINAIEQDYRLPPPPDCPTSLHQLMLDCWQKDRNARPRFPQVVSALDKMIRNPASLKIVARENGGASHPLLDQRQPHYSAFGSVGEWLRAIKMGRYEESFAAAGFGSFELVSQISTEDLLRIGVTLAGHQKKILASVQHMKSQAKPGASGGSGTPAPQY